One genomic window of Hyperolius riggenbachi isolate aHypRig1 chromosome 7, aHypRig1.pri, whole genome shotgun sequence includes the following:
- the LOC137525434 gene encoding indolethylamine N-methyltransferase-like has product MDCAPNKIYHKHDFDSRAHLETYCSEKSGNAFSDDAMKFPMMNFHHMFSSGFVKGDVLVDLSMGSLIHHLYSASNVFKDIIILKLNEKCNMETSRWKEAHTGAFNWKHISAIATTLDRKSSEILDMTLKSAIKHIIPCDFENENITHPVVLPLADCITSLWLIDIMSKDGDDYTRNLEKISKRLRPGGHLILVAALDMSYFMVGTERMHAFKCDEGFVKNSLQNLGFVIEYCAVQRRKTQNTLTDYKAMIFITACKTK; this is encoded by the exons ATGGATTGTGCACCAAACAAAATCTACCACAAACATGACTTTGATTCTAGAGCCCACCTTGAAACGTATTGCAGTGAGAAATCAGGAAATGCATTTTCAGATGATGCCATGAAATTTCCTATGATGAATTTTCATCATATGTTCAGCTCCG GTTTTGTAAAGGGAGATGTTTTGGTTGATCTCAGCATGGGTTCCCTCATTCATCATCTCTATTCTGCTTCTAATGTGTTCAAGGACATAATTATACTGAAGCTCAATGAGAAATGTAACATGGAGACAAGCAGATGGAAGGAAGCTCACACCGGAGCTTTTAATTGGAAGCACATCTCAGCCATTGCCACTACATTGGACAGAAAGAG TTCTGAAATTCTGGATATGACGCTAAAGTCAGCCATCAAGCACATTATACCATGTGActttgaaaatgaaaatataactCACCCCGTGGTGCTTCCACTTGCCGACTGCATCACCAGTTTATGGCTAATAGACATCATGAGTAAAGATGGAGATGATTATACGAGGAACCTGGAAAAGATCTCAAAGCGGCTGAGACCTGGAGGCCACCTGATACTAGTTGCAGCATTAGATATGTCTTACTTTATGGTTGGAACAGAGAGGATGCATGCTTTTAAATGTGATGAAGGCTTTGTGAAAAATTCCCTACAGAACCTGGGCTTTGTTATTGAGTATTGTGCAGTGCAGAGGAGGAAGACCCAAAACACACTGACTGATTATAAAGCTATGATATTCATCACAGCTTGCAAGACCAAGTAG